The Budorcas taxicolor isolate Tak-1 chromosome 5, Takin1.1, whole genome shotgun sequence genome includes a window with the following:
- the APOL6 gene encoding apolipoprotein L6, with translation MGPENPLSRGDSSHSPVDKMSMDLVPQNLLDRDADDILLCDDVKPQDSDLSAEERIFLEEFPNLKGELDVDIQKLHALAHHIDTTHKTLTKTSVVANSITVVSRAMSILGLVLAPATAGGSLVLSTAGRVLGTAGEVTSILTNVLERFHSQEAQAQVGSLMPFRGRKVRQAGTDYIMAAGKVIQNCRSTIEDVQKSIRAFQITKAHPHLATAAKRLLTTGQVSAQRSRQVQRAFEGTTLVMKTKARLLGSAMAGFSLSVDLASLLKDWKQLKEGARTELAEGLRAQAQELERQLTQLTQCYESLQQRKLLQEKKPVSSSEGTMGTVPLPPATCGEAGSQVTGEDEGN, from the exons ATGGGACCTG AAAATCCTTTGAGTCGTGGTGACAGCTCTCATTCTCCCGTGGACAAAATGAGCATGGATTTGGTGCCACAGAACCTGCTGGACAG GGACGCGGATGACATTCTTCTGTGTGATGATGTGAAGCCGCAAGATAGTGACCTGTCAGctgaagaaagaatatttttggaagagtttcccAACTTGAAAGGGGAGCTGGACGTGGACATCCAGAAGCTCCATGCCCTTGCACATCACATTGACACAACACACAAAACCCTCACCAAGACCAGCGTGGTGGCCAATTCCATCACCGTGGTCTCCAGAGCCATGAGCATCCTGGGCTTAGTCCTTGCTCCGGCGACAGcagggggaagcctggtgctctccactGCAGGTAGAGTTTTGGGGACAGCAGGGGAGGTCACCAGTATCTTGACCAATGTTTTGGAACGTTTTCACAGTCAAGAAGCCCAAGCTCAGGTTGGTAGCCTAATGCCCTTCCGTGGCCGAAAAGTCAGGCAAGCTGGGACGGACTACATCATGGCCGCTGGAAAGGTGATTCAGAATTGTAGAAGCACCATCGAGGATGTTCAGAAGAGCATCCGTGCCTTTCAGATCACCAAGGCCCACCCACACCTGGCCACCGCTGCCAAGCGCCTCCTGACCACTGGCCAGGTCTCAGCCCAAAGGAGCAGGCAGGTGCAAAGGGCCTTCGAAGGTACCACGCTGGTGATGAAAACCAAGGCTCGCTTGCTGGGCAGTGCGATGGCTGGCTTTTCCCTCAGCGTGGACTTGGCCTCCCTCCTCAAGGACTGGAAGCAGCTGAAGGAGGGAGCCAGAACAGAGCTTGCAGAAGGGCTAAGGGCCCAGGCTCAGGAGCTGGAAAGGCAGCTGACACAACTCACCCAGTGCTACGAGAGCCTGCAGCAGAGG aaactcTTGCAAGAAAAAAAGCCTGTGAGCTCTTCAGAGGGAACCATGGGGACTGTGCCTCTGCCTCCAGCCACGTGTGGGGAAGCTGGATCCCAGGTGACAGGGGAAGATGAAGGCAATTGA